From Paenibacillus physcomitrellae, the proteins below share one genomic window:
- a CDS encoding GNAT family N-acetyltransferase, with amino-acid sequence MIIRELQFEDNARIERVIRECLIEFGGNREGLAWADESMHDLFHYYQKPGCAYWVIETVGGEIAGGCGIAPFDEDKGVCELQKMYLIPEARGTGMAAQLLQKALAFGEKHYSQCYLETLENMHAANRFYRKNGFEQLDAPLAGSEHFACDAWYIKDLKSN; translated from the coding sequence ATGATAATCCGTGAACTGCAATTTGAAGATAATGCGCGTATAGAGAGGGTGATCCGTGAATGCCTGATCGAATTTGGCGGCAATCGTGAGGGTCTGGCCTGGGCGGACGAAAGCATGCATGACTTATTTCATTATTACCAAAAGCCGGGCTGTGCGTACTGGGTGATAGAAACGGTAGGGGGAGAAATCGCCGGAGGCTGCGGGATTGCGCCTTTTGATGAAGATAAGGGCGTATGTGAGCTGCAGAAAATGTATTTGATTCCGGAAGCCAGAGGGACAGGCATGGCGGCTCAGTTGCTGCAGAAGGCATTGGCTTTCGGTGAAAAGCATTACAGCCAATGTTATCTGGAAACGCTGGAGAATATGCATGCGGCAAATCGTTTCTATCGGAAAAACGGCTTCGAGCAGCTGGATGCGCCTCTTGCAGGATCTGAGCATTTTGCCTGCGATGCCTGGTATATCAAAGATTTAAAATCTAATTAA
- a CDS encoding amino acid permease, giving the protein MNNSSAKQSTQGKGNLKWWQLSLLGVAGTIGTGYFLGSSLALSIGGPAVLLAYLLAAAGTYMVFDALARMTADHPEQGSFRSYAKKAFGGWAGFGSGWVYWFSEMLIMGSQLTALSIFARFWFPAVPMWMFAAGFGLLGLIIVFFGNKGFDRVENVLAVIKSAAILMFIVLAAALLAGWIEGGKFQPHFPDHYGAWLPKGWTGLWSAFIFAFYAYGGIEVLGIMSYRLKNPEEAPKAGKVMLLALAIVYVLSIGLAAIMVPQHAFNPKESPFVLALSSDHLAFVPHLFNGVLIIAGFSTMTASLYAVTSMINTLAQEGDAPRLFARKWKDKYPLFGLGLISCGLLAAIIMALLLPGKVYEYITTAAGLMLLYNWSFILLSSGKLLQSGTWSVIKRWIGLVLIAAAVSGTLFHALSRPGFFISLLLVSVIALCGFLVERHRKKSQDTKQAAPGLPEDPHRLEEGSGYRIKGIIRQKSRS; this is encoded by the coding sequence ATGAACAATTCATCAGCTAAACAATCAACTCAAGGGAAAGGCAATTTGAAGTGGTGGCAGCTTTCTCTGCTTGGGGTGGCCGGAACGATTGGCACCGGATATTTTCTGGGGTCAAGCCTGGCGCTTTCAATTGGAGGACCTGCGGTTCTGCTGGCTTATCTCCTTGCGGCTGCTGGAACCTATATGGTGTTCGACGCTTTGGCCCGGATGACGGCCGATCATCCGGAACAGGGCTCTTTTCGTTCTTATGCCAAAAAGGCGTTCGGCGGCTGGGCCGGATTCGGCAGCGGCTGGGTGTACTGGTTCTCCGAAATGCTGATTATGGGCAGCCAGCTGACGGCGCTTTCCATATTCGCGCGTTTCTGGTTCCCGGCGGTCCCGATGTGGATGTTTGCCGCCGGATTCGGGCTGCTGGGACTGATTATTGTCTTCTTCGGCAACAAAGGATTTGACCGGGTGGAGAATGTGCTGGCCGTAATCAAATCAGCTGCCATTCTCATGTTTATTGTTCTGGCAGCGGCGCTGCTTGCGGGATGGATTGAAGGCGGCAAATTTCAGCCGCATTTTCCTGACCACTATGGAGCCTGGCTGCCGAAGGGATGGACCGGGCTGTGGTCGGCCTTTATCTTTGCTTTTTATGCGTACGGGGGAATTGAAGTGCTTGGCATCATGTCCTACCGGCTCAAGAACCCGGAAGAGGCGCCTAAAGCCGGTAAAGTGATGTTGCTTGCGCTTGCCATCGTTTATGTATTGTCTATAGGACTTGCGGCCATTATGGTTCCGCAGCATGCTTTTAACCCGAAAGAGAGCCCGTTTGTGCTTGCCTTGAGCAGCGATCATCTTGCTTTTGTGCCTCATCTGTTCAACGGAGTGCTTATCATTGCCGGATTCTCGACGATGACGGCTTCGCTTTACGCGGTAACCTCAATGATCAATACGCTGGCGCAGGAAGGGGATGCTCCAAGGCTGTTCGCAAGGAAATGGAAGGACAAATACCCTTTGTTTGGACTCGGCCTGATTTCATGCGGCCTGCTGGCCGCAATCATTATGGCGCTGCTGCTGCCGGGCAAAGTGTATGAGTATATTACGACTGCTGCAGGTCTGATGCTGCTGTACAACTGGTCGTTTATTTTGTTGTCTTCCGGCAAGCTGCTTCAATCCGGAACGTGGAGTGTTATTAAACGCTGGATCGGTCTTGTACTGATTGCGGCGGCTGTCAGCGGGACTTTATTCCATGCCTTAAGCCGCCCGGGATTTTTTATCAGCTTGCTGCTTGTTTCGGTCATTGCGTTATGCGGGTTTCTGGTGGAGCGGCACCGGAAGAAAAGTCAAGACACCAAACAGGCTGCGCCGGGCCTTCCAGAGGACCCGCACAGGCTTGAGGAAGGCAGCGGTTACAGGATTAAAGGGATTATCAGACAGAAAAGCCGAAGCTGA
- a CDS encoding LysE family transporter, with translation MNLFIGYIFLGLSLSAPIGPINAAQLDKGIRGGFWHAWAVGLGALLADVGYMLAVYFGVSHMLDAPYIRAFLSLFGFMVLLYTGIESIKDAGKISSQSLRGGESLLFKSFLSGFLMSLFNPLSILFWLGIYGSILADAANTFPMHQLLIYSGGIVIGIIIWDFSMAAAASVFRNLLTDKVLKGISILSGLSLIGFGLYFGVQAFRMLFL, from the coding sequence ATCAACTTATTTATTGGTTATATCTTTCTGGGCTTGTCTCTTTCTGCTCCTATTGGTCCGATCAACGCCGCTCAGCTGGATAAAGGGATCCGCGGCGGCTTCTGGCATGCTTGGGCTGTGGGGCTTGGTGCTTTGCTGGCTGACGTCGGTTACATGCTTGCGGTCTATTTCGGCGTTTCCCATATGCTTGACGCCCCATATATCCGGGCCTTTTTGTCTTTGTTCGGCTTTATGGTTCTCCTGTATACCGGAATCGAAAGCATTAAAGACGCCGGCAAAATCTCAAGCCAATCGTTAAGGGGCGGGGAATCCCTGCTGTTTAAATCGTTCCTTTCCGGCTTTCTCATGTCTTTATTTAATCCGCTTTCGATTCTGTTCTGGCTCGGCATTTACGGGTCGATTCTGGCTGACGCCGCTAATACTTTTCCCATGCACCAGCTGCTGATCTATAGCGGAGGCATTGTGATCGGCATCATCATTTGGGATTTCTCGATGGCAGCCGCCGCCAGTGTGTTCCGGAATTTGCTTACGGACAAGGTGCTGAAGGGAATCTCCATTCTGTCCGGACTTTCTCTCATCGGCTTTGGCCTGTATTTTGGTGTACAAGCTTTCCGGATGTTATTCCTTTAA
- a CDS encoding LysE family transporter: MSANVLLSYILLGLTLAAPIGPVNSARLDKGIKNGFFHAWVVGAGSMLADMIFMLLIYLGLVQFLNIMAVQISLWLFGGAVLIYSGFESGLRAKKVHLDMMRSSRDSLRSCFLLGFFMSITSPLSILFWLGIYGSVLARTAVSHGTSHLLVYSSMIFLGLALWDIFVAGLTTGLRRLLNDTSLMLISFLSGLSLVGFGVYFGLQGIKALFGLL; this comes from the coding sequence TTGAGCGCTAACGTATTGTTAAGTTATATCTTATTGGGATTGACTTTGGCCGCCCCGATTGGCCCGGTGAACTCGGCGCGTTTGGATAAAGGGATAAAGAACGGTTTTTTCCATGCCTGGGTAGTAGGGGCAGGTTCTATGCTTGCAGATATGATCTTTATGCTGCTGATTTATCTGGGGCTTGTTCAATTTCTGAATATTATGGCCGTTCAAATCAGTTTATGGCTGTTCGGCGGTGCCGTGCTCATTTATTCCGGGTTTGAAAGCGGTCTGCGTGCGAAGAAGGTTCACCTTGATATGATGAGAAGCAGCAGAGATTCCTTAAGGAGCTGCTTTCTGCTCGGTTTCTTCATGTCGATTACCAGTCCGCTGTCGATACTGTTCTGGCTGGGCATCTATGGCTCTGTTCTGGCGCGAACGGCTGTGTCTCATGGGACAAGCCATTTGCTTGTGTACAGCAGTATGATTTTTCTGGGTTTGGCCTTATGGGATATTTTTGTGGCAGGGCTCACTACAGGACTAAGACGTTTGCTGAATGATACAAGCCTCATGCTGATTTCTTTCCTGTCCGGACTTTCTCTGGTTGGTTTCGGCGTTTATTTCGGTTTGCAGGGAATTAAAGCGCTGTTTGGTCTCTTATAA
- a CDS encoding ribonuclease J — protein MKPTERGLLIAALGGVNEIGKNMYFIQYKDDIVVIDCGSKFPTENLPGIDLIVPDITYLLDNKEKVRALIVTHGHEDHIGGIPYLLKQLNLPVYGSKLTLGLIKIKLKEHGLLREAELHTINADSAVEAGQISASFFSINHSIPDCLGICFQTPEGTVVHTGDFKFDMSPVSGPYPDLHRMAEIGKQGVKVLLSESTNAERPGFTPSERQVGEHLLDAFIRAKQQVFISTFASNVNRVQQVIDAAVETGRKLALLGRSMVNVVNVSMELGYLQIPEGLIIEPEESERYPADKIAVLCTGSQGEPMAALSRLASSKHPKIEILPGDTVIIAAGPIPGNERNLAHVIDNLYVLGAKVIYGSGSSTGMHVSGHGSQEELKLMLTLMKPEYLIPVHGEFRMLYQHRLLAESVGVQSDNVFIVNNGETVRIEHGQASLGPKIPAGNSFVDGLGIGEVGNIVLRDRRHLSSDGMIIIVTTLSKSEKTMLADPEVISRGFVFVKESEELMNQIRELVLSTMNGLNEAERSQWNDIKQTLKDNIGRFIYSQTKKRPMILPIVIEV, from the coding sequence TTGAAACCAACCGAACGCGGACTGCTGATCGCTGCGCTGGGCGGCGTTAATGAGATCGGAAAAAACATGTACTTCATTCAGTATAAAGACGACATTGTCGTGATCGACTGCGGTTCCAAATTTCCCACCGAAAATCTGCCGGGCATCGATCTGATTGTTCCGGACATTACGTATTTGCTCGACAATAAAGAAAAGGTACGAGCCTTGATCGTTACCCATGGACATGAAGATCATATCGGCGGTATTCCTTATCTGCTGAAGCAGCTTAATCTGCCGGTATACGGAAGCAAACTGACTTTGGGATTGATTAAAATCAAGCTCAAAGAGCATGGACTGCTAAGAGAGGCAGAGCTGCACACTATTAACGCGGATTCGGCCGTTGAAGCCGGGCAGATCAGTGCCTCCTTCTTCTCGATCAACCACAGCATTCCCGATTGTCTGGGCATCTGCTTCCAAACCCCGGAAGGGACTGTTGTTCACACGGGCGACTTCAAGTTCGATATGTCTCCCGTAAGCGGCCCTTATCCCGATCTGCACCGGATGGCGGAGATCGGCAAGCAGGGCGTCAAGGTGCTGCTGTCGGAAAGCACAAATGCGGAAAGGCCGGGGTTCACCCCTTCGGAACGCCAAGTTGGGGAGCATCTGCTGGATGCTTTTATAAGAGCCAAACAGCAGGTGTTTATTTCAACGTTTGCTTCTAATGTCAACCGGGTGCAGCAGGTGATCGATGCCGCTGTTGAAACGGGGCGCAAGCTGGCGCTGCTCGGCCGCAGCATGGTGAATGTCGTTAATGTCTCCATGGAGCTGGGCTACTTGCAGATACCGGAAGGTTTGATTATTGAACCGGAGGAGTCGGAGCGTTATCCGGCCGATAAAATCGCCGTTCTATGTACAGGAAGTCAAGGTGAACCGATGGCCGCGCTTTCGCGCCTCGCCAGCTCCAAACATCCCAAGATTGAGATTTTACCGGGGGATACCGTCATCATTGCGGCAGGCCCGATTCCAGGCAACGAACGGAATCTCGCCCATGTAATCGACAATTTATATGTGTTGGGGGCCAAGGTCATCTATGGCTCAGGCAGCTCGACAGGAATGCATGTGTCCGGCCACGGCAGTCAGGAAGAACTGAAGCTGATGCTTACGCTGATGAAACCCGAATATTTAATTCCGGTTCACGGGGAGTTCCGGATGCTGTACCAGCACCGGCTGCTTGCGGAATCTGTCGGGGTGCAAAGCGACAATGTGTTTATTGTGAACAATGGAGAGACTGTCCGTATCGAACATGGACAGGCTTCGCTTGGACCGAAGATCCCGGCAGGCAACAGCTTTGTTGACGGGTTGGGCATAGGCGAGGTGGGAAATATCGTGCTCCGCGACCGCAGGCATCTTTCGTCCGATGGCATGATCATCATCGTCACTACGCTCAGCAAGTCGGAGAAAACGATGCTGGCCGATCCTGAGGTCATCTCCAGAGGATTTGTATTCGTCAAGGAATCCGAAGAGCTGATGAATCAGATTCGGGAGCTGGTCCTGTCTACGATGAACGGGCTGAATGAAGCGGAGAGAAGCCAGTGGAACGACATCAAACAGACGTTAAAGGATAACATCGGGAGATTCATTTACAGCCAGACGAAGAAAAGACCGATGATTCTGCCGATTGTGATTGAAGTTTAA
- a CDS encoding copper amine oxidase N-terminal domain-containing protein: MKKIISAFMAGILSAAFITQLPVQAASAIKILIDGKELVTDQAPLITGGRTFVPLRGIFEALNASVQWNNASKTVTTYKNGTTVVLKLGANTATINNQTVYLDAPAVSRNGRTLVPLRFVSESLGQNVEWQPSSRRVVITTSDGSGNSSQDDVSSVPYVGVRTSGQTGTGSDVTVSFARPANPANISGYRIFIVKEANVSNFTYAKALTINASNYTAVAASSSDTSVSLTAQTRDVDGNTLVAGASYRAFVLSVGRTGGYALSSSSSAFTLAGLSVAAVSNLAIRDTGDYGDGRDVSVSFTRPGNDANISGYRVFIVKTSNASSFTLSAANAASSSYYTAVGKSGSSAIAVTLNAGSRDTSGDLIRNGVSYTAFVLSVSNQSLYANKLTGPSSSLTLNTVNTAPVVNWLNDGSDYGNGRDLQINFTRSADESKVAYYRIFVVKSGNTGSFSLSAANSVYSGRYYDVAKTGNPTVTTTLPSNMREVQGSAVTEGISYRVFVMAVSNNPPVYPNLLSGPSSALTLNNASITAVSNLQAADTADYGDGRDLRVSFNRAVNESGVSGYRVFVVKTGDAANFNVYQAGGLSSSYYTSVSRTGGNLSLNLNSYTRSIDGAVITKGQSYRVFVLTLGNGGNNVLSSPSSAITLTDNLTIGAASNLQVADRGDAGNASDLNVSFNRAANEANIGSYRIMAVKASEASGFTLAQANHVTSSYYKQVSPTGRDINVNLDAWLRTVDGDRIQNGTAYRIFVLSVGASGYSGSNALSSASSAITLTNNLTLLPATGVTAAVNAADAGSLDVSFTPSETGNLITEYRILVVPAEHGSLTQNEASAVGVSGYLSKGTDGRTIRGTAAVDITGAALRAGASYRVYVLAVSNGLNQAPDVLSAPSDEVKLPDPPGESAPSQSQTPASASGGSESPASPESTP, translated from the coding sequence TTGAAGAAAATAATAAGCGCCTTTATGGCTGGAATCCTGTCCGCGGCTTTCATTACACAGCTCCCGGTGCAGGCCGCTTCCGCCATCAAAATTCTGATTGACGGCAAGGAGCTGGTAACCGATCAGGCGCCGTTGATTACCGGAGGGCGCACTTTTGTACCACTGAGAGGCATCTTTGAAGCTTTGAATGCGAGCGTTCAGTGGAACAACGCCTCCAAAACGGTCACCACGTATAAAAATGGAACTACGGTTGTGCTTAAGCTGGGTGCGAACACCGCAACAATTAATAATCAGACCGTATATCTGGACGCGCCTGCTGTCAGCAGGAACGGCCGGACTTTGGTTCCTCTCCGTTTCGTCAGCGAATCGCTCGGACAGAACGTGGAATGGCAGCCTTCAAGCCGGAGGGTTGTTATTACAACGTCAGACGGCAGCGGTAATTCATCGCAAGACGATGTAAGCAGCGTTCCTTACGTGGGCGTCCGCACCTCCGGGCAGACCGGTACAGGTTCCGATGTAACGGTAAGCTTTGCCCGCCCGGCGAACCCGGCTAACATTTCCGGATACCGGATTTTTATCGTGAAAGAAGCGAACGTCTCCAACTTTACTTATGCGAAAGCTTTAACCATCAATGCCTCGAATTACACAGCCGTGGCTGCCAGCAGTTCCGACACATCCGTCAGCCTGACTGCTCAGACCCGGGATGTAGACGGGAATACGCTTGTAGCTGGAGCCTCTTACCGGGCATTTGTCCTTAGTGTAGGGAGAACAGGCGGCTACGCATTATCTTCGTCTTCATCCGCTTTCACTCTGGCGGGGTTATCCGTCGCAGCCGTTTCCAACCTTGCTATACGCGATACGGGAGACTACGGGGATGGCCGGGATGTATCGGTCAGCTTCACCAGACCGGGTAATGATGCGAATATTTCCGGATATCGGGTCTTTATCGTGAAGACGTCGAATGCCTCATCCTTTACTTTATCAGCGGCCAATGCCGCTTCGAGCAGCTACTACACAGCAGTCGGCAAATCCGGCAGCAGCGCAATCGCTGTAACTCTGAACGCCGGCAGCCGGGATACTTCGGGTGACCTGATCCGAAACGGAGTATCTTATACGGCCTTTGTGCTTTCGGTAAGCAATCAATCCCTTTATGCCAATAAGCTCACAGGTCCTTCATCCTCGCTAACGTTAAACACCGTGAACACAGCTCCAGTAGTGAATTGGCTGAATGACGGTTCAGATTATGGGAATGGCCGGGATCTTCAAATCAATTTCACCCGGTCTGCGGACGAATCCAAGGTCGCATATTACCGGATCTTTGTTGTCAAATCCGGCAATACGGGCAGCTTTAGCTTGAGTGCAGCCAACTCGGTCTATTCCGGCCGGTATTATGATGTTGCCAAAACTGGTAATCCAACGGTCACAACAACTCTCCCGTCAAATATGAGAGAGGTTCAGGGCTCTGCGGTCACTGAGGGAATCTCCTACCGGGTATTCGTAATGGCTGTATCGAACAATCCGCCTGTTTACCCTAATCTGCTGTCTGGACCATCCAGCGCCTTGACGTTAAACAACGCCAGCATAACGGCGGTAAGCAATCTGCAGGCAGCCGATACGGCGGATTACGGGGACGGTCGTGATCTCCGGGTGTCTTTCAATAGAGCCGTCAATGAGAGCGGCGTATCCGGTTACCGGGTATTTGTGGTGAAGACAGGCGATGCCGCCAACTTTAATGTCTACCAGGCGGGCGGCTTATCCAGCTCCTACTACACCAGTGTCTCCAGAACGGGAGGGAATTTGAGTCTTAACCTGAACAGCTATACCCGTTCAATAGACGGGGCTGTCATAACGAAAGGCCAAAGCTACAGAGTTTTTGTGCTGACGTTGGGCAACGGTGGTAATAACGTCTTGTCTTCGCCTTCCTCCGCCATCACGTTAACCGATAATCTGACGATTGGAGCAGCAAGCAATCTTCAAGTTGCGGACAGAGGGGACGCGGGCAATGCCAGCGATCTGAATGTCAGCTTTAACCGAGCAGCAAATGAAGCGAATATCGGCAGCTACCGGATTATGGCCGTTAAGGCTTCGGAGGCGTCCGGCTTTACGCTGGCCCAAGCTAATCATGTAACGAGCTCTTATTATAAACAGGTCAGTCCAACAGGCCGGGACATCAATGTGAACCTGGATGCCTGGCTGAGAACGGTTGATGGGGATCGAATCCAGAATGGAACAGCTTATCGGATCTTTGTCCTGTCGGTTGGCGCATCCGGTTACAGTGGCAGCAATGCGCTGTCCTCCGCCTCCTCCGCGATTACCTTGACCAATAATCTCACTCTTCTTCCGGCGACTGGAGTAACAGCTGCTGTGAATGCTGCTGATGCTGGCAGTCTTGATGTCAGCTTTACCCCATCCGAAACGGGGAACCTGATCACTGAATACCGGATTCTGGTGGTGCCTGCTGAACATGGAAGCTTGACGCAGAATGAGGCCAGCGCGGTAGGCGTTTCGGGTTATTTGAGCAAAGGGACGGATGGGAGGACGATCCGTGGTACCGCAGCGGTTGACATTACCGGAGCTGCCCTGCGGGCTGGCGCCAGCTACAGGGTTTACGTGCTGGCGGTATCCAATGGTTTGAACCAAGCTCCGGATGTCTTGTCGGCACCGTCTGATGAAGTAAAGCTGCCTGATCCGCCTGGCGAATCTGCACCTTCACAATCTCAAACTCCTGCTTCTGCTTCCGGCGGTTCAGAGTCTCCGGCTTCTCCCGAGAGTACCCCATAA
- a CDS encoding 2-isopropylmalate synthase, giving the protein MMDYNKYKRGYFMPPVVTYDWVKKDYIDKAPIWCSVDLRDGNQALVKPMNLQEKLDMFRMLVKIGFKEIEVAFPAASDTEFQFLRTIIEEKMIPEDVTIQVLTQSREHIIRRTFQALEGVPQAIVHLYNSTSVAQRQQVFQKSKEEIKQLAVDGAVLVKELAASTPGNFRFQYSPESFPGTEVDYALEVCNSVLDVWQPDSAHKAIINIPTTVEIAMPHVFASQIEYIHKNLAYRDGVILSVHPHNDRGSGVADAEYAVLAGADRVEGTLFGNGERTGNVDIITLAMNLYSHGVNPELDFSNMMEIIEGYERLTNMKVSERHPYAGQLVFTAFSGSHQDAIAKGMQWREKHNSPIWDVPYLPIDPKDVGRNYETDVIRVNSQSGKGGVGYMLQQNYGVQLPAGMKEEMGYLAKGASDQGEKELTAEEIYNLFKAEYVDNTQKFDLLDFLFNKQEGSIVATLEITRNGKCDKINALGNGHLDSVSNAFKAYLGLNYDLSFYEEHSLGRESSAQAIAYVGLTSNGKVYWGAGIHPDIIQASVHAMLVALNRMA; this is encoded by the coding sequence ATGATGGACTATAACAAGTACAAACGCGGATATTTTATGCCGCCGGTAGTCACGTATGACTGGGTAAAAAAGGATTATATCGATAAAGCGCCGATTTGGTGCAGTGTCGATCTCCGGGACGGCAACCAAGCACTGGTGAAACCGATGAATCTCCAAGAGAAGCTGGATATGTTCCGCATGCTGGTGAAGATTGGCTTTAAGGAAATCGAGGTGGCTTTTCCCGCTGCTTCCGATACCGAATTCCAATTTCTGCGTACGATTATCGAAGAGAAAATGATTCCCGAGGATGTAACGATCCAGGTCCTTACGCAGTCCAGGGAACATATTATCCGCAGAACCTTTCAGGCGCTGGAAGGCGTGCCGCAGGCCATCGTTCACCTTTATAATTCCACATCGGTAGCGCAGCGTCAGCAGGTGTTCCAGAAAAGCAAGGAAGAGATCAAGCAGCTGGCGGTGGACGGAGCGGTCCTCGTGAAGGAACTGGCCGCTTCTACACCGGGAAACTTCCGGTTCCAGTACAGCCCGGAAAGCTTCCCGGGTACGGAAGTAGACTATGCTCTGGAAGTATGCAACAGCGTACTTGACGTCTGGCAGCCGGACAGCGCCCATAAAGCGATCATCAACATTCCAACGACGGTAGAGATTGCGATGCCGCACGTCTTTGCCAGCCAAATCGAATACATCCATAAAAACCTCGCTTACCGCGATGGGGTTATTTTGTCCGTGCATCCGCACAATGACAGAGGCAGCGGCGTGGCCGACGCGGAATATGCAGTGCTGGCCGGAGCGGACCGGGTTGAAGGTACTTTGTTTGGCAACGGAGAAAGAACCGGCAACGTCGACATCATCACGCTGGCGATGAATCTGTATTCTCACGGCGTGAATCCGGAGCTGGATTTCAGCAATATGATGGAGATCATTGAAGGCTATGAACGCCTGACTAATATGAAGGTCTCCGAACGTCATCCTTATGCGGGTCAGCTGGTCTTTACGGCGTTCTCCGGTTCCCATCAGGATGCGATCGCCAAAGGCATGCAGTGGAGAGAGAAACATAACTCGCCGATTTGGGATGTTCCTTACCTGCCGATCGATCCGAAAGACGTTGGGCGGAACTACGAGACGGACGTCATCCGCGTGAACAGTCAATCCGGCAAAGGCGGCGTAGGTTATATGCTGCAGCAAAATTACGGCGTTCAGCTTCCGGCAGGAATGAAGGAGGAAATGGGTTATCTGGCCAAAGGCGCTTCCGATCAAGGGGAGAAAGAATTGACCGCCGAGGAAATTTACAACCTCTTTAAAGCCGAATACGTCGATAACACGCAGAAATTTGATTTGCTCGACTTCCTGTTCAACAAGCAGGAGGGATCGATTGTAGCTACGCTGGAGATCACCCGTAACGGCAAATGCGACAAAATCAACGCTTTGGGCAACGGGCATCTGGACTCTGTAAGCAATGCTTTTAAAGCTTATCTGGGTCTGAATTATGATCTGTCCTTCTATGAAGAACATTCACTTGGCCGGGAGTCGTCGGCACAGGCGATCGCTTATGTAGGCCTTACCTCCAACGGTAAAGTATATTGGGGAGCCGGTATCCATCCGGATATTATCCAGGCTTCCGTTCATGCGATGCTGGTTGCACTTAATCGGATGGCCTAA